The nucleotide sequence GGCAGCCGGGGACGTTGATGACCTTGTCCTTGGCACCGGCGGCGTGGTCGAGGTGGTCGTACGTGCCGCGCGCCGGGGTCTGGCTCGCCGTGAACTTCGGCGAGACGCAACCCGGGTAGCCGCCGAACGTGGCGCACTGGCCGATGGCCACGACGCCGATGCAGTCACCGCGGCCGGCGAGCGTCGTGACGACGTCGTCGAAGCTGTGCTCGGCGGACGCGCCGTCGGCGCCGTCCATGCCGATCGAGCACCACGGGAAGCCGTTGCCGGCCGTGTCGCTCCACGCGCCCGCTTCAGTCTTGTCCTGGGTCGCGCCCTCGACCACGAGCACGAAGGCCTTGGTCGGGTCGTCCCCAGCGGTCATCTGGTCGAGCAGCCACTGGTACGCGAGGTCGCCGCCCATGCCGTTGACCGTCTCGTGGTACTCGAGCGAGATGAAGTCGACCAGCACGTCCGCGATGTTCGCGATGTAGGCACCGCGAGTCGCGTTCGCGTCGGTGTCGAAGTCCGAGCCGGTGACGGGCGCGGAGTTGACGACCGTGCGGTGGCCGAACGGGTGGCCGGCGTCGAGACCGTTGGTCACGACCTGGGTGCCGTCGCCGTTGCCGCCGACCGCCAGGTCGAGAGCGGCGAGCGTCGAGACGCCGCTGCCGTAGATGGCCTCGCCCTGCACGTCCTCGAAGAGGGACAGGAGCGACGTCGAGCAGCCGGTGCACTCCGCGCCGTGTACCCAGACCACGCGGGGCTTCTGGTACCAGAAGAGCGTCCCCGCCGGGGCGTGGGCGAAGACCTCGGAGATCTTGGCCGCGTCGACCTGGCTGAGCCCCATGGCCGCGGCCAGAGTGCCGAGCCTGGTGACGAACTGTCGCCTGGTTATCGCCATGCTTTTCGAACCTCCTTCACGCATTCCGGAGTTACAACCTTTGGCTCCCGCTGCGAGCGGACGTGCGTCACCTCCTCCTCGGGCCCGTCGCGGGCAACGGGCGGAGGCGTCACGATCGGACGGAAGCGAGGAGTGCCCCTACCCCTAGGGGCTCGTGCTCGAACCGTGCGGTCATCGTGCCGGCTCCGACCCGGTTATGCCGTGTATGCGCTTGTCATCCGGGGCGCACAACGCCCCACCCCGTTGTAACAGTTGTTACATGGGTAGGCGTAGCGTAGCGTCACGCGTGCTCGCGGTCAATGCCGTTCGGCAGTCAGATTCGTTCATCTTCCTGCGCAAACGCCGTTCGTTCCGCTAGGACCGCCGCTCGTCCGTCGGGGCGCCCTTCCTCGTGAAGCGCTCGATGAACTCGTCGCGGTCGACGACGTCGATGTCGAGCACCTTCGCGATGCGCCTCAGTTCGGGATCCTGCGTGCAGAAGACGTGCGAGCGCTGGGCGATCGCCATCGTGATCGAGGTCGGCTCGTCGAGCTCGAGACGCTCACGCAACGACCTCGCGTCCGACTCGGAGTGGTCGGTCTCGGCTAGCAGTTCCGACATCTTCACGTCGTCCTCGCGCCGGTCGCGCAGTACCTCGTACACGTACGGCTCGACGATCCAACGGCGGCGACGGTCGGGCATCGTATGCGCCATCTCGGCGAACAGCATCGTCTCGACGAAGTCCTGCGTCGCGAAGAAGCGGCGGCGGCGGAAGAACGGCAGCAGCAGGATGGGCAGGAACGGCAGGCAGCACGCGGCCCACTCCCACGCCGTGCGCGGCGTCGGGATGGGCTGAGCCTCGGCGGGCCAGCCCCACACCTGCACGCGCGCGTTGGAGGTGTCCGCGATGAACATGTACGCGTTCTTGGCGACGGACACGTCGTTCGGGTAGCTGAACTGGCCCTCGAGCACACCGTGCTCGCCGAAGGACGCGAGCTTCGCGCCGGTGACGTTCATGATCGTGCAGTCATGGCTGAGCGTGTCGGCGACCAAGAAGTTCGCCGGGGCGTCCTTCGCCTCGCCCGACAGCCGCGGCAGGAAGTCCATGCCGCGCGGCAGGCCCTCCATCTCGACCAGCCGCAGATAGTCGCCGGCCAGGTTGTAGACCTTCAGGCGGCGGTTGTTGCTGTCGGCGACCCACACCTCGTCGCCGTGCACCTTCACGCTGTTCGGGAACATGAACAGCTGCGGGTCGTCGCCGGCCTTGCTCACCTGTCCGCCCGTGCCGATCGAGCGCTTGAACGCACCGTCCGGCCCGAAGACCAGGAGCCGGTGGCCGACGATCTCGGTGACGTAGAGCGTCCCGTCGTCTGCGAAGTCGAGCGCGATCGGCGCCCACTGGACGCCGCCGGTCTCGAACTTGGGCAGCTGCTCGGCCGGTAGCTTCGGGTCGAACTCGCGCTTGAACGTGCCGGCGGCGTCGAAGATGCAGATCGCGCGCAGCCGGCGGTCCGTCACCCAGTACTCGCCGGTCTTGGGGTGCTTGGCGATGTACAGCGGGATGACGAGCTTGCCGTCGCCGAAGGAGCGGACGAGCCGCCCCTCGAGGGTGTAGACGCCCACCCGACGCTGCCGGCCGTCCGTCACGAACACGCGATTCCCGTCGACGAGCACGCCGAGCGGCCGCTGCATCTTGCCCGAGTCAGGCCCGCTGAACGAGTAGAGGTACTCCGGGGGCGCGAGTGAGGCCGCCCTGCTGCCGGTGAGATCGAAGTCGAGCGTGATGCGCTTCGTCGCGCGGTAGTTCCAGTACAGCCCGCCCAGCAGCAGGATCAGGACGACCAGCACCGCTATGACGACCAGCCTCTTGCGCCTGCCCCGGTTCATCCTGCCCGCCTCTTCGTCACTTGGCGCCCAACCGCGCCAGAGCGTCCGTGACCGCCGGGTTCTCCGGCTCGATCTTCGCCGCGTCCTTGTATGCGGCAACGGCGGCGCTGGTGTCGCGCGACGCCTCGAGCGCCTGTGCGTACAGCAACGCCCCGTCGAAGCCTTCCGGGTCGAGCAGCGCGGCGAACTGCGACTCCGAGACCGCGGTCTCGACGTCGCCGGCGTCGAGCGCCTTGCGCGCGGCCGCCATGCGCCGCTCCACCGGGCCGAGCGAGTCCACGGCGTCCGCCGCGATCTGGTTGTCCGGCGCGAGCGCGTACGCCAGGCCGAAGTGCTCGGCAGCCTTGAGCTCGCTGCCGGCGTCCAGATAGATGTCGCCGAGCTCGTACTGGGCCTGCGCCATACCCGGGTCGAACGCGACCGCGATCTCGAGTTGCTCGAGCGCCATCTCGTCCCTGCCCATGCCGCGGTATGCGAGCGCCAGCTCGAGGTAGGTGTCAGCGGCGTCCTTGCGGATGCGCAGCGCCTCCTTGAAGAACGGGACCGCGTCCTCGTAGCGCTTCTGGGTGAGCGCGATCTCGCCGAGGTGGAACAGCGCCAGCTCACGGCGCTCGTCGATGCCCGTGTACTGCCCGCTGCTCGTGAGGTCCACGACCTTCTGGAAGTAGCCCTCGGCCGTGCCGTACTCGCCCTGCTGCATCGCAAGCCGGCCGAGATCGATGAGCGCTCCGGTGTGATCGGGGTTGGCCTTCAGCGCTTGGTTGAGCTGCTCCACGGCCTCGTCGAGGATGCCCGCGGCCGCGAGCGCCTCGCCGTACCGTACGCGCAGCTCGGCGTCGTTGGGCGTCGCGCGCACCAGGCCGCGCAACTCCTTGAGCGTGCGGCTCGCGGGGGTCGCCTCGCTCTCCGCGCGCCGATCGTTGATGACCGTGCCGACGAAGACGACCGCCAGCACGGCCAGCAGCACGGCGAGGACATAGACGGCGATCCGCAGCCCGTCATCGAGACGGCTCGGCGCGATACCGCCGAGCCGGGACCTGAGGGCCTCGAGCCCTCGCGCTTCCCGCCCGCTCGCGCGGTCTTGCTTGTCTGCGTCCAACCCTCGCCCCTTCTCACGGCTGTGCGCGGTCGCAGCGCCGGTGGCCACGCACGGTGCGCCCGACCTTAGCGAACGGTGCGCCGAAGCGTCAACGATGCCCCCTGCGTCTCCACGGATTCCACGCGGGACACGCGGCGGC is from Actinomycetota bacterium and encodes:
- a CDS encoding twin-arginine translocation signal domain-containing protein → MREGGSKSMAITRRQFVTRLGTLAAAMGLSQVDAAKISEVFAHAPAGTLFWYQKPRVVWVHGAECTGCSTSLLSLFEDVQGEAIYGSGVSTLAALDLAVGGNGDGTQVVTNGLDAGHPFGHRTVVNSAPVTGSDFDTDANATRGAYIANIADVLVDFISLEYHETVNGMGGDLAYQWLLDQMTAGDDPTKAFVLVVEGATQDKTEAGAWSDTAGNGFPWCSIGMDGADGASAEHSFDDVVTTLAGRGDCIGVVAIGQCATFGGYPGCVSPKFTASQTPARGTYDHLDHAAGAKDKVINVPGCPTNPWWFTLSVVAFLVDYFNGPGAPVPADGPLGILDSAGNIKSTAVDGNRRLKAVYGVPLHGPACTRYQDFLNGVYATRPGERGCLQLIGCKGPSTNSLCTVHGWNGQQPENDTSWDYGIATVQGAKGGNCVAGGAPCMGCTEPGYPDRFVPFVVRR
- a CDS encoding tetratricopeptide repeat protein — translated: MDADKQDRASGREARGLEALRSRLGGIAPSRLDDGLRIAVYVLAVLLAVLAVVFVGTVINDRRAESEATPASRTLKELRGLVRATPNDAELRVRYGEALAAAGILDEAVEQLNQALKANPDHTGALIDLGRLAMQQGEYGTAEGYFQKVVDLTSSGQYTGIDERRELALFHLGEIALTQKRYEDAVPFFKEALRIRKDAADTYLELALAYRGMGRDEMALEQLEIAVAFDPGMAQAQYELGDIYLDAGSELKAAEHFGLAYALAPDNQIAADAVDSLGPVERRMAAARKALDAGDVETAVSESQFAALLDPEGFDGALLYAQALEASRDTSAAVAAYKDAAKIEPENPAVTDALARLGAK